The window gtccattttgtgtttcatttagagCTGGAGCAACTGAGAGATCATTTCCAGGTGCTCGCCTCTCTTCCTGCCACCACGAGGTCTTCTCTACTCCAACAAATCACACAAGTTATGGCTGACCGACGGGCCCTGGCCTCGCTGCAGAATGTGGTCAGCGCCGACGTCGACACAAAGTTGCAGTGTGGACTAATTGCCATTTGGAGCGTCTTTtgaaatgtacttttaaaaTCTTTCCCCGTCTCAGTTGGAACAGATGTGCATTGATAAGACACCTGCCGCGGAGGATGCCACAACACCAGAGTCCCAAAAGCAGAGCTTCCGAGCCATTTTGGACCTTTTGGAGCAGCGTGGTCAAGTGGATTCCAGACCCGCCGTCTCCGCGTTTCACCTTATCACCAGCGCCATGGATGGTGAGAAAGCTCGACTTTACTCAGTATTTGCTTTAATGCCTCTctgaaaaaaggaacatttcctgAAGCTGTGTTTTGTGCTGGGTCTTTTCTTTCAGAGATGACAGACGATTGTCTTTCTCTTTTGGGAATGTGCTGTAGCCTCACTGTGCTACCGGCTCTGGAGATACTGGTTAGTGAAGGCAGATCAAGTTAAAGATAATAAACATAATATATGAGAGGAGGCTGCCTGTTTTACCCTCCTGTCCCATGTTTTCCAGGTGCAGTGTGTATCGGGGAAGGGGGAGTTGCCCCTGAGCAGCGCAGGCCTGGCCGCCTTGCCGGGAGACGTCTATGAAGTGACTGAACGTCTGTTTGCCTCCTCCAATGTGTCTCTGACCACAGATGGAGGCTCAGTGAAGACCAGAATAAGCAGCCTGCCAGTTTGCCCTGCTTTGGTCCTCTGCATTGCTGTCAGAGGTCTCGCCTCGTTGGCCCACCGTGAATGAACTGAAGACCCCGGAACGGGAGCCAACAACGTCAAACGTTACAGTGGAATGATGTATGAGGGGAACAAGTGGATCAAGTGCTATCTATCAggatcttttctttcttctctccactAGGACTATTTTTTCTGTAGGACAATTACTGCACATACATATTATAGTGCTGAAACAATAAgttagtaaatgttttttttttttatccatgacAAATGTTGAACAAGTGGATAATCCATTGATTTAGGTAACTGATTTTGGATTTTCAATGGACCAAACAACCCTTTAAAAGATGGTCCTGCAGGCTCTAGTAAAGTGTGAGGGACATTTTCCTCTGATTTTATATGAAAATGTGtgatttttcactttttttaaagaaggcaATGAAATCCTAAAATGATTCTTTGACTCCATTCGTCACTTTTAAGTAAGAGAGATGTACAATGTGTGCTACAAGTTAAGACACGCCTTCAAGCCAATCAAAGGCGAGGAATTTTCGTTGCAATGATATAGTTATATAACTAACTAAATAGGACACAGTATACATGAAAGAGGACGGGTAACGTCAGTGGGCCAGATCCATTAAAGTGAACAAATCTGTTGTTTTCCCTTCAACTGCAAAttgttcaaaaaaataatacaaatacttTTCTGATATTTCAATGGTGTTTTTATTCTCTAAAAGTAAAGttgctgacaaaaaaacaaaacgacaggaaatattttacattcataCGTGTTCCTGCAATGACAGGTAAGTGGAAAAAAGCAGTCCTTGAAGTTTGTGTTTTATGTGGGAAGGAAAGGACATCTGCTTATCCAAGATGTTTTATTGTGGTGGTAAAAGACAGTCATGTCATCTCGACTACATCATTAGATAACGTTTGAGGTTTAGGGCCAAATACATAAACTTTAGTGTTTACATACTATAGTAAAGTCTCTCCGAAGACCTATTCATGACTTTTCATTTCACAATGACTTTGGAAATGACTTTAAAATTCCTTATGACCATTTTATTAGTGTTACTTTCATTATGATGTAATTTATGACCTTTATACCTACAGTTTTATATGActattaaattacttttttgtaaCATTCCgtagtacgacaatggacaacatagTGCACGAATAAggtatacaatataaatataatgctatgggttatttaagttaaaaataaaagtgcacCACCCAAGAGAATCAAAAACATACTCCTAGTACTTTTAACACAAAAGCACTATAGACGGTCCGTTTCCTTGCACGTTCACATGCACTGCAGTACAAAATACATCCTCACGGTGGCAGCGATACGCTGCgctaaaagcattttttaactagtgtttctttgtgttcattAATGTTTgctgtttccatagcaacggTACAAATCGGACTAAGCCTATAATCTTGATTGACATGTTGCTCAATGAAATTGCTAAAGTAACTATTCAGGGACATTCAGAGGGTACAATGTGCTGCATTCTTTATCTGAATAATCAAAGCAGGACCATAACAGCGTGCCTTAGTTCATTTATCTAAAAGGAACCCATATTAAAATGAAAGGACAAAGCTATCACAAAACAAGGGTCTCAAAAAATACTTTGATACGCAAAAGATTTTAGCGAAAAATATTCCACACATGCACCACAACGATCTAGATTATATGCAAATAAAACATGCTGTGTAGTGAAGAgggttttaaaacatgatgctTGAACAGCACTCTGAATGCATCTACTGCTGGAGGGAAATTGAGGCGGTTTAAAAACGTATCTTTTAGTTTGCAATTGAAGTTTGTTGAATCTTCTGGGAGATCACCTAGTTACGATCTGGTCTCATTAAAGAGGCAAAATTcatcaaataaatgaaaggtTCAAAATGCTACAAAGACACTGATCTTAAATGTTTCACAAGGATGAATTGTGATGGTTTCTGTGAAAGTCAGCTTTTGAAGGAAACACAGGACAATCATGAATGCTTTATGTTTCGTTTATTGGTTTGTCAATCATGTAGCTTGCTGGAATGTGCAACAATTATGGAATGTTTCCAATATTGCTAAGCAATTAAGACATTCAGATTTAGAGGTTAAGGGACCTAGTActcctctccttcatcctcatcctcctccctgACGCTGTCGGTGCCCACCTCCTCGTAATCCTTCTCCAGGGCGGCCATGTCCTCTCTGGCCTCTGAgaactctccctcctccatgccCTCTCCAACGTACCAGTGGACGAAGGCCCTCTTGGCGTACATGAGGTCGAACTTGTGGTCGAGTCGAGCCCAGGCCTCTGCGATGGCGGTGGTGTTGCTCAGCATGCACACTGCCCTCTGCACCTTGGCCAGGTCTCCTCCAGGAACCACGGTGGGGGGCTGGTAGTTGATGCCCACCTTGAAGCCGGTCGGGCACCAGTCCACAAACTGGATGCTGCGCTTGGTCTTGATGGTGGCGATGGCCGAGTTGACGTCTTTGGGCACCACGTCTCCGCGGTACAGCAGGCAGCAGGCCATGTACTTGCCGTGGCGAGGGTCGCACTTCACCATCTGATTGGCTGGCTCAAAGCAGGCGTTGGTGATGTCAGCCACCGAGAGCTGCTCGTGATAGGCCTTCTCCGCGGAGATGACTGGGGCGTAGGTGGCCAGAGGGAAGTGGATGCGAGGGTAGGGCACCAGATTGGTCTGGAACTCAGTCAGGTCCACGTTGAGGGCACCGTCGAAGCGCAGGgaggcggtgatggaggagacgaTCTGTCCGATCAGCCTGTTGAGGTTGGTGTAGCTGGGACGCTCGATATCAAGGTTCCTGCGGCAGATGTCGTAGATGGCCTCGTTGTCTACCATGAAGGCGCAGTCAGAGTGCTCTAGGGTGGTGTGGGTGGTCAGGATGGAGTTGTAGGGCTCTACGACAGCTGTGGACACCTGGGGGGCCGGGTAGACCGCAAACTCAAGCTTGGACTTTTTGCCGTAGTCGACAGAAAGACGCTCcatcagcagagaggtgaagccGGAGCCAGTTCCTCCTCCAAAGGAGTGGAAGATGAGGAAGCCTTGGAGCCCTGTGCACTGATCAGCCtgaaaaaaatagaatgaaTTGCCATAATCACCAGGTTTAGAGAAACAGGGGAAAGATGATATTAGACCTCACCAGTTTGCGTGTCCTGTCAAGAACCAGGTCGATGATCTCCTTGCCGACTGTATAGTGACCGCGAGCGTAGTTGTTGGCAGCGTCCTCCTTACCAGTGATCATCTGCTCCGGGTGGAAGAGCTGACGATAGGTCCCAGTTCGcacctcatctgcagagcaacgAGAACACTGGTTTAGAGCGATTCTCCCTTTCACGACAAGAATTTAAACAGATGTCTGTACATGTTGgcaaaatgtaataaagtgaACAGTTTCATTATAGAAACCCAACTTACCGATGACTGTTGGCTCCAGGTCCACAAAGACCGCTCTGGGAACATGTTTACCAGCTCCAGTCTCACTGAAGAAGGTGTTGAAGGAGTCGTCCCCTCCTCCGATGGTCTTGCCGCTGGGCATCTGTCCATCCGGCTGGATGCCGTGCTCCAAGCAGTAGAGCTCCCAGCAGGCATTGCCCATCTGGACTCCGGCTTGGCCGACATGCATGGAAATACACTCACGCTGCAGAGAAAATGCAAAGATCAGCCACCACGCACGCATGCTAACGACTTAGCACAGTAAGTTAGCCGCTTTCATCTATATCAGTTTCCTCTACTACGATAACAGGGGACTAGAAAAATATGCACGCCGTTTAGCCCTGACACGTGCGCATGCACGTGGCGCGTGTGAATGCTGCTTTAGGCGGGACGCAGGCCCGTTACCGCAGAGCTCGCGTAAACGCGGCTTTTGTGCCCCTCCCTGCCCCCACAGTACTGCAGAGCCCCTCCTTTGTGCTGGGCTGATGGACAGGGCGTTGTCTGGAAGGCCCTTCGGAAACCTTAGTTCGCCGGTGTTacatgcctactggtttttgaacctactggtttggctacacacacgtgtgtgtgtgtgtgcagatgttgtctgcctcggtcacctgattcgtcagtcgcaaacatattgctgaacaTGTTCAAAATGCAGCAATTACAATTGTATAAGTgggcactacatcactgccacgtatgaagaaatacataaaagaacatattcattaaaagatcgccacaacctggattcgaacccagtcgagcaaaacagcaacacaGTACAAGACGGCGGTGCTACGCcatcggccaaccgagcttccAAGTGTGCCAGCTGATTaatgacaactggtttttggtggcatAGCGTGGAACacttcatacatatttatcGGTGTTTTTTCGCGACACATTACATCCACATGGTTAAAGTGCTTTACAGAGGTGAAATCCTAAAATACACCGGGGATTAAGCAA is drawn from Pungitius pungitius chromosome 11, fPunPun2.1, whole genome shotgun sequence and contains these coding sequences:
- the LOC119197060 gene encoding tubulin alpha chain-like; the encoded protein is MRECISMHVGQAGVQMGNACWELYCLEHGIQPDGQMPSGKTIGGGDDSFNTFFSETGAGKHVPRAVFVDLEPTVIDEVRTGTYRQLFHPEQMITGKEDAANNYARGHYTVGKEIIDLVLDRTRKLADQCTGLQGFLIFHSFGGGTGSGFTSLLMERLSVDYGKKSKLEFAVYPAPQVSTAVVEPYNSILTTHTTLEHSDCAFMVDNEAIYDICRRNLDIERPSYTNLNRLIGQIVSSITASLRFDGALNVDLTEFQTNLVPYPRIHFPLATYAPVISAEKAYHEQLSVADITNACFEPANQMVKCDPRHGKYMACCLLYRGDVVPKDVNSAIATIKTKRSIQFVDWCPTGFKVGINYQPPTVVPGGDLAKVQRAVCMLSNTTAIAEAWARLDHKFDLMYAKRAFVHWYVGEGMEEGEFSEAREDMAALEKDYEEVGTDSVREEDEDEGEEY